A region of Micromonospora chokoriensis DNA encodes the following proteins:
- a CDS encoding DUF397 domain-containing protein, with the protein MERDGVWRTSTRSGGEGDCVEVAGFAETVGVRDSKDRQGPVLTFTPSAWTAFVEFTVVSQPTR; encoded by the coding sequence ATGGAGCGTGACGGAGTCTGGCGCACCTCGACCCGGTCCGGCGGCGAGGGCGACTGCGTCGAGGTGGCGGGCTTCGCCGAGACGGTCGGCGTACGCGACAGCAAGGACCGGCAGGGGCCGGTGCTGACCTTTACCCCTTCGGCCTGGACCGCCTTCGTCGAGTTCACGGTGGTCAGCCAGCCCACACGATGA